A stretch of Plesiomonas shigelloides DNA encodes these proteins:
- a CDS encoding 1-acyl-sn-glycerol-3-phosphate acyltransferase, with amino-acid sequence MSQTNNELFADIRPYHDAEVAPVLAGILSDDEFIHAICRFRYPRLSRWAGWLLKPVVRYVLQQRARNITSVRAFQQIVERYMQHMIDTTTDGVTYSGLENLTPGESYLFISNHRDIAMDPALVNWGLYHNGHDTVRIAIGDNLLRKPYASDIMRLNKSFIVKRSAKGVREMLAAFTELSAYIRHSLDEKQSIWIAQKEGRAKDGNDQTDPAILKMFYMNGKKQQIPMADYFRSLNIVPVAISYEYDAGEVEKAAELAQKARGETYVKAEFEDLDSIVKGIVGYKGRVQVSFGPVMREEMNSPEELAAWIDQHITEQYHLFPSNLLAAGISDEISVEKQQEFAMRMSQVPAELRERVERCYALPACKQRGLPLPPEPHDESAA; translated from the coding sequence ATGAGCCAGACCAACAATGAACTTTTTGCCGACATCCGCCCGTATCATGATGCGGAAGTCGCGCCGGTCTTAGCCGGCATCCTCAGTGATGATGAATTTATTCATGCTATCTGCCGTTTTCGCTATCCGCGGTTGTCGCGTTGGGCCGGCTGGTTGCTGAAACCGGTAGTGCGTTATGTACTGCAGCAGCGTGCGCGTAATATCACCAGCGTGCGGGCGTTCCAACAAATTGTTGAACGCTATATGCAGCACATGATTGATACCACCACCGATGGTGTGACCTACAGCGGCTTGGAAAATCTCACTCCGGGTGAGTCGTATCTGTTTATCTCCAACCACCGCGATATTGCGATGGATCCAGCGCTGGTGAACTGGGGCTTGTACCATAATGGCCATGACACGGTGCGCATTGCAATCGGCGATAACTTGCTGCGTAAACCGTATGCCTCCGACATTATGCGTCTGAATAAGAGCTTTATCGTGAAGCGTTCGGCCAAAGGCGTGCGTGAGATGTTGGCCGCGTTTACCGAGTTGTCCGCGTATATTCGCCACTCTTTGGATGAGAAGCAGTCGATTTGGATTGCTCAAAAAGAAGGGCGCGCGAAAGACGGTAATGATCAGACGGATCCTGCGATTTTGAAAATGTTCTATATGAACGGCAAAAAGCAACAGATCCCGATGGCGGACTATTTTCGCAGTCTGAATATCGTGCCGGTGGCCATTTCTTATGAATATGATGCCGGCGAAGTGGAGAAGGCGGCGGAGCTGGCGCAAAAGGCGCGCGGTGAGACCTATGTTAAAGCCGAATTCGAAGACTTAGACAGCATTGTGAAAGGGATTGTCGGCTATAAAGGTCGGGTGCAGGTGTCATTTGGCCCGGTGATGCGCGAAGAGATGAACTCACCGGAAGAGTTGGCGGCGTGGATAGACCAGCATATTACTGAGCAATATCATCTGTTCCCATCCAATTTATTGGCGGCCGGGATCAGCGATGAGATCAGCGTAGAAAAGCAGCAAGAATTTGCGATGCGCATGAGTCAGGTGCCAGCTGAATTGCGTGAGCGAGTAGAGCGTTGTTATGCCTTGCCCGCCTGCAAGCAGCGCGGTTTGCCATTGCCACCGGAGCCACATGACGAAAGCGCCGCATGA
- the cysS gene encoding cysteine--tRNA ligase has translation MLKIYNTLTRQKEEFKPIHAGKVGMYVCGVTIYDLCHIGHGRTFVAFDVVARYLRYLGYDLTFVRNITDVDDKIIKRAAENGETCDQLTERLIADMHADFDALNMQRPDIEPRATKHIAEIIEMVQRLLDRGHAYVASNGDVMFSVDTFKDYGKLSRQDLEQLQAGARVDVDEAKRNPVDFVLWKMSKPGEPSWTSPWGAGRPGWHIECSAMNSKQLGEHFDIHGGGSDLMFPHHENEIAQSCCAHDTPYVNYWMHSGMVMVDREKMSKSLGNFFTIRDVLNHYDAETVRYFLMSGHYRSQLNYSEENLKQARTALERLYTALRGLDLSAAPAGGEAFEERFRTAMDDDFNTPEAYSVLFDMAREVNRLKADDLAAANALGAALRQLAGVLGLLQQDPEVFLQGGASADDSETAEIEALIKARNDARAAKDWPAADAARNRLTEMGIVLEDGPQGTTWRRA, from the coding sequence ATGCTGAAAATTTACAACACGCTGACACGACAAAAAGAAGAATTTAAGCCGATCCATGCAGGAAAGGTTGGCATGTATGTGTGTGGGGTGACCATTTATGATCTCTGTCATATCGGCCATGGCCGCACCTTTGTGGCGTTTGATGTGGTGGCGCGTTACTTGCGCTATCTGGGTTACGACCTGACTTTCGTGCGTAACATCACGGATGTGGACGACAAGATCATCAAGCGAGCGGCAGAAAACGGTGAAACCTGCGATCAGCTGACCGAGCGTCTGATTGCCGATATGCATGCCGATTTTGATGCGCTGAACATGCAGCGTCCGGATATCGAGCCGCGTGCGACCAAGCACATTGCCGAAATCATCGAAATGGTACAGCGTCTGCTGGATCGCGGTCATGCCTACGTGGCTAGCAACGGCGATGTGATGTTCTCGGTTGATACCTTTAAAGATTACGGCAAGTTATCACGCCAAGATCTGGAGCAGTTGCAAGCCGGTGCACGCGTTGATGTGGATGAAGCCAAACGTAATCCAGTGGATTTCGTGCTGTGGAAGATGTCTAAGCCGGGTGAGCCGAGCTGGACTTCGCCGTGGGGCGCGGGTCGTCCGGGTTGGCACATTGAGTGTTCGGCGATGAACAGCAAGCAGCTAGGCGAGCACTTCGACATTCACGGCGGTGGCTCCGATCTGATGTTCCCGCACCATGAAAACGAAATCGCGCAATCTTGCTGTGCCCATGACACGCCGTATGTGAATTACTGGATGCATTCGGGCATGGTGATGGTAGACCGCGAGAAGATGTCCAAATCGCTGGGTAACTTCTTCACTATCCGTGATGTGCTGAATCACTACGATGCGGAGACCGTGCGTTATTTCCTGATGTCCGGTCACTATCGTAGCCAGCTGAATTACAGCGAAGAGAACTTGAAGCAAGCGCGCACTGCGCTGGAGCGTCTGTACACTGCGCTGCGTGGTCTGGATCTGAGTGCGGCACCTGCTGGTGGTGAAGCGTTTGAAGAGCGTTTCCGTACGGCGATGGATGACGATTTCAACACGCCAGAAGCCTATTCCGTGCTGTTTGACATGGCGCGTGAAGTGAACCGTCTGAAAGCCGATGATCTGGCGGCGGCTAACGCTCTGGGCGCGGCACTGCGTCAGTTAGCAGGTGTATTGGGTCTGCTGCAACAAGATCCAGAAGTGTTCTTGCAAGGCGGCGCTAGTGCTGATGATAGCGAAACGGCGGAAATCGAAGCGCTGATCAAAGCGCGTAACGATGCGCGTGCGGCGAAAGATTGGCCGGCGGCAGATGCGGCACGTAACCGTCTGACCGAGATGGGCATTGTGCTGGAAGATGGTCCGCAAGGGACAACATGGCGTCGCGCTTAA
- a CDS encoding ion transporter produces MSEPRKFRHRLYRFLFDASRPSGRAIEILLFFAVLFSVAVLIIGSTLEAGSPWYRPFIFCEIVFSILFSLEYLLRLYCSPKPLRYAKSFYGLVDLISILPVYLSLFLPGAQYTLMLRVLRIFRLFRILKLVRYMSEANLLWRCLIQTHRKVMVFFGAVGLMVCLFGSLMFVVEGPTNGFTSIPMGIYWAIVTLTTVGYGDLVPHTPAGRVIASLVILIGYSIIAVPTGILTAQLTEELQKNKDRIRCNSCHRTGHDADALHCKFCGDKLPHSHHHLAHEAAETELAAQNTPRSV; encoded by the coding sequence ATGTCTGAACCACGTAAATTTCGCCACCGCCTGTACCGCTTTTTATTCGATGCTTCGCGCCCTTCTGGCCGCGCCATTGAAATACTGTTGTTCTTTGCTGTGCTATTCAGTGTCGCCGTACTGATTATCGGCTCCACACTGGAGGCCGGCTCACCGTGGTACCGCCCTTTTATCTTTTGTGAGATTGTCTTCAGTATCCTGTTTAGTCTGGAGTATTTGCTGCGTCTGTACTGCTCGCCTAAGCCGCTGCGCTATGCCAAAAGCTTTTACGGGCTGGTCGATCTCATCTCTATCTTACCGGTCTATCTGTCGCTGTTCTTACCGGGCGCGCAGTACACCTTGATGCTGCGAGTACTGCGTATTTTCCGCTTGTTCCGCATTCTCAAACTGGTGCGCTACATGTCGGAAGCCAATCTGCTGTGGCGCTGTTTGATCCAAACGCACCGTAAAGTGATGGTGTTCTTTGGTGCGGTCGGCCTGATGGTGTGCCTGTTCGGCAGCTTGATGTTTGTGGTCGAAGGGCCGACTAACGGCTTTACCAGTATTCCAATGGGCATTTACTGGGCTATCGTAACTCTGACTACCGTGGGTTATGGCGATCTGGTGCCACACACCCCCGCTGGGCGAGTGATAGCCTCACTGGTGATCTTGATTGGTTACTCGATCATTGCGGTTCCTACCGGCATCTTGACCGCGCAGCTAACCGAAGAGCTGCAAAAGAACAAAGACCGGATCCGCTGTAACAGCTGTCATCGCACCGGCCATGATGCCGACGCGCTGCACTGTAAATTCTGTGGCGACAAACTGCCGCATAGCCATCATCATTTAGCGCATGAGGCCGCGGAAACCGAACTCGCCGCACAGAACACGCCGCGCTCGGTATAA
- the lpxH gene encoding UDP-2,3-diacylglucosamine diphosphatase, whose protein sequence is MRTTLFIADLHLSEAQPEITAALLDFLQHKAPAADALYVLGDLFEYWIGDDEETPLQQQVAEAFLHLHQQGIPVYFIHGNRDFLLGEAYARRCRMILLPETAVIDLYGTPTLIAHGDTFCTDDEAYQRFRQRVHLPWLQWLFRRLPLSWRQRIGAKMRQQSSRHNQQKSASIMDVNASSVDNALRSAGVRRLIHGHTHRPHIHHWQLDGEPAERIVLGDWYQQGSMLRVSPDGVRLDVLPFAPRN, encoded by the coding sequence ATGCGTACGACGTTGTTTATTGCTGATTTACACCTAAGCGAGGCCCAGCCCGAGATCACGGCGGCCCTGCTAGATTTCCTGCAACATAAGGCTCCGGCTGCCGATGCCTTGTATGTGCTAGGCGATCTGTTCGAATATTGGATCGGCGACGACGAAGAGACCCCATTGCAGCAGCAAGTGGCTGAGGCCTTTTTGCACCTGCACCAGCAGGGGATCCCGGTGTACTTTATTCATGGCAACCGAGACTTTCTGCTCGGTGAGGCCTACGCGCGCCGCTGCCGCATGATCCTGCTGCCGGAAACTGCCGTGATTGACCTGTACGGCACCCCGACACTGATTGCCCATGGCGATACATTCTGCACCGACGATGAAGCCTATCAACGCTTTCGTCAGCGTGTCCATCTGCCGTGGTTACAATGGCTGTTCCGCCGCTTACCGCTTAGCTGGCGGCAACGGATCGGCGCGAAAATGCGCCAACAAAGCAGCCGTCACAACCAGCAAAAAAGTGCGTCCATCATGGATGTGAATGCCAGCAGCGTGGATAACGCGCTACGCAGCGCCGGCGTGCGCCGCTTGATTCACGGCCACACCCATCGCCCACATATCCATCACTGGCAATTAGATGGCGAGCCCGCCGAACGTATTGTGCTAGGTGATTGGTATCAGCAAGGCTCGATGCTGCGTGTCAGCCCTGATGGGGTGCGCCTCGACGTGCTGCCTTTTGCGCCGCGCAACTAA
- the ppiB gene encoding peptidylprolyl isomerase B, whose amino-acid sequence MITLHTNHGDIVLQLNHEKAPITAKNFEDYCREGFYNNTIFHRVIDGFMIQGGGMEPGMVEKETKASIKNEANNGLKNKRGTIAMARTMDPHSASSQFFINVADNDFLNFRAENRDGWGYCVFGEVVEGMDVVDKIKGVSTGSYGYHQDVPRDEVIINSVTVSE is encoded by the coding sequence ATGATCACTTTGCACACCAACCACGGCGACATCGTTCTGCAACTGAACCACGAAAAGGCACCGATCACTGCCAAGAACTTTGAAGACTACTGCCGTGAAGGTTTCTACAACAACACCATTTTCCACCGCGTGATCGACGGTTTCATGATCCAAGGCGGCGGCATGGAGCCTGGGATGGTTGAGAAAGAGACCAAAGCCAGCATCAAAAACGAAGCTAACAACGGCCTGAAGAACAAGCGTGGCACCATCGCCATGGCACGTACTATGGATCCGCACTCAGCCTCTTCCCAGTTCTTCATCAACGTTGCTGACAACGATTTCCTGAACTTCCGCGCGGAAAACCGTGACGGTTGGGGTTACTGCGTGTTCGGTGAAGTGGTTGAAGGTATGGACGTGGTTGACAAGATCAAAGGCGTTTCTACCGGCTCTTACGGCTACCACCAAGACGTGCCACGTGATGAAGTGATCATCAACAGCGTGACTGTCAGCGAGTAA
- the folD gene encoding bifunctional methylenetetrahydrofolate dehydrogenase/methenyltetrahydrofolate cyclohydrolase FolD: protein MAGMIIDGKTIAQQVRATVAQQVQQRIAQGKRAPGLAVVLVGQDPASQIYVGSKRKACEEVGFVSRSYDLPADTTESQLLTLIDELNAAPDIDGILVQLPLPESIDTTKVIERIHPNKDVDGFHPYTIGRLCQRIPTLRPCTPGGIMTLIEKTGIDTYGMEAVVVGASNIVGRPMSLELLLAGCTVTTTHRFTRDLESHVRRADLLVVAVGKPHFIPGDWIKPGAVVIDVGINRQPDGKVVGDIDFATAKERAAWITPVPGGVGPMTVATLMQNTLLACEKYHDQ from the coding sequence ATGGCTGGTATGATTATTGATGGGAAAACGATTGCGCAACAAGTCAGAGCGACAGTTGCCCAACAAGTACAACAGCGGATTGCACAAGGTAAACGTGCCCCCGGATTGGCAGTAGTTCTGGTCGGTCAGGACCCCGCCTCCCAAATCTACGTCGGCTCTAAACGCAAGGCCTGCGAAGAAGTCGGTTTTGTGTCCCGCTCTTACGATTTACCGGCTGACACCACCGAAAGCCAACTGCTGACCTTGATTGACGAGCTGAACGCCGCGCCTGATATCGACGGCATCTTAGTACAGCTGCCCCTGCCTGAAAGCATCGATACCACCAAGGTCATCGAGCGTATCCATCCCAACAAAGATGTGGACGGCTTCCACCCGTACACCATCGGCCGTCTGTGCCAGCGTATTCCGACGCTGCGCCCTTGCACCCCTGGCGGCATCATGACCTTGATTGAAAAAACCGGTATCGACACCTACGGCATGGAAGCGGTGGTCGTTGGCGCATCGAATATTGTCGGTCGCCCTATGTCACTGGAGCTGCTGCTGGCCGGTTGCACCGTCACCACCACTCACCGCTTTACCCGCGATCTGGAAAGCCACGTGCGTCGTGCCGACCTGTTAGTCGTGGCGGTGGGTAAACCACACTTTATTCCGGGTGATTGGATCAAGCCAGGCGCAGTCGTGATTGATGTGGGCATCAACCGCCAGCCAGATGGCAAAGTGGTGGGCGATATCGATTTTGCCACGGCCAAAGAGCGCGCCGCATGGATCACTCCTGTACCGGGTGGTGTCGGCCCAATGACGGTGGCGACGTTGATGCAAAATACCCTGCTGGCCTGCGAGAAATACCACGACCAGTAA